From Cydia fagiglandana chromosome 24, ilCydFagi1.1, whole genome shotgun sequence, a single genomic window includes:
- the LOC134676469 gene encoding uncharacterized protein LOC134676469, whose protein sequence is MQASNLPDEIAEVIDRKFSDIQTSITATINTALAACLTTELSKITATLTDIKTDINKLNRDNTTINQTLAEVKTRLDDIDNSLQFTSSRQDSQETRLEAIESNVSTYKEQASRIHVLECTIDKMEQQARMSNLEICNIPEKRGENLVTIFNNIGTAIRITFTPGDIVSIHRVPHANPNSSLPKNIIVRLTSVMLRDNILAAFRTAKGINTTQLALSGPTQKIYLNEHLTLKNKLLLRRTREAASKHNYKYVWVRHASILVRKEDTSPVLAIRSDLDLLKLSATSS, encoded by the coding sequence ATGCAAGCCTCAAACTTACCTGATGAAATCGCAGAAGTTATTGATCGAAAGTTCTCGGACATACAGACCAGTATAACCGCGACCATAAACACGGCGTTGGCAGCTTGCTTGACAACAGAACTCTCAAAAATTACGGCGACATTAACTGACATTAAAACGGATATTAACAAACTTAATCGAGATAACACCACTATCAATCAAACACTAGCGGAGGTAAAAACTCGATTAGACGATATTGATAACTCCTTGCAGTTTACCAGCTCGCGTCAGGACTCGCAAGAAACCCGACTCGAAGCTATAGAATCGAATGTGTCAACATATAAAGAACAAGCCAGCCGTATACATGTGCTCGAATGTACTATAGACAAGATGGAACAACAGGCAAGAATGAGCAATCTGGAAATATGTAACATACCGGAGAAACGGGGCGAAAACCTAGTTACTATTTTTAATAACATCGGAACCGCAATAAGGATCACATTTACGCCAGGCGATATCGTGTCAATTCACCGGGTTCCGCACGCTAACCCTAATTCGAGTCTGCCTAAAAACATTATCGTACGTCTCACATCGGTTATGTTACGCGACAACATTTTAGCTGCATTCCGCACCGCCAAGGGAATAAATACGACTCAATTGGCACTAAGCGGCCCCACACAAAAAATATACCTTAACGAGCATCTAACGCTCAAAAATAAATTGCTGCTAAGACGGACTCGTGAGGCCGCCTCGAAACACAACTATAAGTACGTCTGGGTGAGGCATGCCTCCATCTTAGTGCGGAAAGAAGACACATCTCCAGTACTCGCCATACGAAGTGACCTTGACCTACTTAAGTTATCAGCGACGAGTTCCTGA
- the LOC134676548 gene encoding uncharacterized protein LOC134676548: MAFDTISLSSDDDVPLKTLSADDVPLKTLSADDVPLKTLSADDVPVNALGASYVTIKSTVLKTRSVEHCDFCEEVFLNKYDALIHNGKHIIIPLIKKELHQCPLCLFYYTSRYKLKHHTRNKHKNDVIKIEAAIKPVITENKTLINPVKENKNKLDMKVNDKSKNNESKGIVKKVTFIDNSDDEDLPLVNHSNKKDIKVSTDDDDDLPLIFNTNAIKKTEKTPKCETELLRQALLKDVKVVIEKIELSHKVESKISVTSSKVPEKFEIDVKDYEIPKYQPKVDNQKLDMFDVVKASNPKPNDEVKIRSRLTFEDEIDDIHDDEVMKDLTKECIVDMNLFDEPWFDELANSITNDDVIVDDMIISIDDDDEEKGTEVIVKETDAVYTPSTHHDELIKPGVYRCKKCQQMFPTRFNQIQHEMSHMHIRKPRPMLCEYCDRFIATKRALKDHIATKHSKPYRPRTFKSCTKCGLKYNNIETHLDNYHVILRCHLCNQRFDTEIDRLNHIRGHLVKIKCVQCDFVASELEIKEHQKRFHKVPSTVSSTFKLCEICCLFLKNKGNTQYIFGETVSELGSRLDCEHCGNKFFHLTEVRRIMKGRPSDRATCEKERDKKKVLTNKERLKNIQQRLKMINKLSRF; the protein is encoded by the exons ATGGCATTTGACACGATCTCCTTAAGCAGCGATGATGATGTCCCTTTGAAGACGCTATCTGCTGATGACGTCCCTTTGAAGACGCTATCTGCTGATGATGTCCCTTTGAAAACGCTATCCGCTGATGACGTGCCTGTGAATGCGCTGGGAGCTTCATATGTGACAATCAAATCCACCGTTCTGAAGACACGCAGTGTGGAGCATTGTGACTTTTGTGAAGAGGTGTTTCTGAATAA gTATGATGCTTTAATTCACAATGGGAAACATATAATCATTCCACTCATTAAGAAGGAGCTACACCAGTGCCCTCTATGTCTGTTTTATTACACATCTCGATATAAACTTAAACATCACACAAGAAACAAACACAaaaatgacgtcatcaaaattgAAGCAGCCATCAAACCAGTCATTACTGAAAATAAAACGCTTATAAACCCagtcaaagaaaataaaaacaaacttgacATGAAAGTTAATGATAAATCTAAGAATAATGAAAGTAAAGGAATAGTTAAAAAAGTTACCTTTATAGATAATTCTGACGATGAAGACTTACCACTGGTTAATCATAGTAACAAAAAAGATATAAAAGTTTCCactgatgacgatgatgatttgccattaatatttaatactaaTGCAATCAAAAAGACTGAGAAAACGCCTAAATGTGAAACTGAATTGCTAAGACAAGCACTTTTAAAAGATGTGAAAGTAGTCATTGAGAAGATAGAACTTTCACATAAAGTTGAATCCAAAATCTCAGTGACCAGCTCAAAAGTGCCTGAGAAATTTGAAATAGATGTAAAAGACTATGAAATACCTAAATACCAACCTAAAGTAGACAACCAAAAACTTGATATGTTTGATGTTGTAAAAGCAAGTAATCCAAAACCGAATGATGAAGTGAAAATAAGAAGTCGTCTCACATTTGAAGATGAAATTGATGATATTCACGATGATGAAGTGATGAAAGATTTGACTAAAGAGTGTATAGTCGACATGAACCTTTTTGACGAGCCCTGGTTTGATGAACTTGCTAACAGTATTACAAATGATGATGTCATAGTTGATGATATGATTATAtctattgatgatgatgatgaagagaAAGGTACAGAAGTCATTGTGAAAGAGACAGATGCTGTGTATACACCTAGTACGCATCATGATGAGTTGATTAAGCCAGGCGTTTATCGGTGCAAGAAATGCCAGCAGATGTTTCCCACAAG GTTCAACCAGATACAGCACGAGATGTCGCATATGCACATCCGGAAGCCCCGGCCCATGCTCTGCGAGTACTGCGACCGCTTCATAGCCACCAAGAGAGCCCTAAAAGACCACATCGCTACAAAACATAGCAAACCTTACCGGCCCCGGACCTTCAAATCTTGCACCAAATGCGGCCTAAAATACAACAACATTGAAACGCATTTGGACAATTATCACGTAATACTCCGCTGCCATCTTTGTAACCAACGTTTTGACACAGAAATTGACAGATTAAATCATATCAGAGGCCATTTAGTCAAAATAAAATGCGTTCAATGCGATTTCGTGGCGTCGGAACTCGAGATAAAAGAGCATCAGAAGCGATTCCACAAAGTTCCGAGTACGGTATCTTCGACTTTTAAATTGTGTGAAATATGTTGTCTGTTTTTAAAAAATAAGGGGAATACCCAATATATATTTGGAGAAACTGTGAGTGAATTAGGCTCTAGGTTGGACTGCGAACATTGTGGCAATAAATTTTTCCATTTGACTGAAGTGCGGCGCATTATGAAAGGGAGACCGAGCGATAGAGCCACGTGTGAGAAGGAAAGGGACAAGAAAAAGGTTTTAACTAATAAGGAGAGGCTTAAGAATATACAGCAGAGGTTGAAAATGATTAATAAACTTAGCAGATTTTAA